ATAATTGACTTGACTATTGAATTGATTTTGGAtcaattgtcatttatttatccTCCATGATGCATCCCCATGTTGTTTGATATATACAGAATTTCCCTTAGATTTTACTAATAATCATCTAAgaccattttaatttaatttaaaatttgtCAGAGTATATCTTGCAAACACTTCCTGCATTAAGTACATGGAAATAATTAATCGTGACAATTCAtgtgatttttaaatgtaatttgacaCACTGACATGTTTTGATATTTGATACAAACAACTACACACTGAACTGTTACCAGTAATTGTCACTCTTGAATGAATTGTTTGTCTTCTATGCTGAGCCTAGTGGTGGTCACGTGACATATGATCTAAAGACACAGATCTGAAGACCTGGTTGggaggtgaactattcatttctgtttcctgtgaaGAGACTCTGTGGGTTGCGGCTGTCTCGTgacaaatgaacgaaatgacttgaataaagattagTTGATTTTGCTGAAGGAGATTCAAAGATCTAATTGAGTAAAATGATCAGATTTTCCCATCACTAGTTGATTGAATGTGAGAATATGAGCAAGAGCATGTTaaataggggttgtgttggatcaTTTTAgtcaatgatgacaaaatgtgtgTGAATTTGCAGTGAAAcaagaagtgacattttttaattataccatTAAATTAACCAGTCTTTTGACCATTTTACTTCAGTGCTTTATTCTTTGCAaactttgaaatacattttcaaaatgaaataaCAATTAAACGTTAACgtacaaaccaacaaacaatttCATAATAATTTAGGCTAAAAGACATCTTTATTATGTAATGATGCTATTATTAATTTCAAATGCTATATTTTTCTAGACCAGGATTAAATATTTCTCCACTAATAAAATGGTACCAACACAAAATTtgcaataaatacacaaatatagtCACATAAAACCTTTCCTGTAGATACATTGTTATTGACCTATGCTTTATTTGCCTGGGCAGAAAATTAGACAATTTTCTTGTTCTTTACCATTATATATTGCACATATTGCACTATACcttgaacaaaaaaatacaaatacatccaCAACTACAAATAGGATAGGCAGAAATGGTCAAAGTTGAGGTTAAGATAAATGTTCTGGTGTGGTGAATCTTTTAAACTGATCCCTTCCTATGAGGTCACTAATAGATATTTTTCCCACTGTAGGCATGTGATAGTGAAAACAATTTAAACACTCAATGTAAAAATTTAAAGATACACGAGGCACAATTTGGGGGTCAAACGCCACACCGGCTGAACCATCTTGAGATCTTCCAGACACTCTTTAAAGGATCCTTAAATATCCTATTTATGTACTCAAGTAACTTCAAAATACATTTCAAGAGACACATTTAAATTACCAGGTATAAACAACGATGTGTCTCATCTCACCACATGTGGTTGGATCACACGAGATGCctcctctttttctccccaatttggaatgcccaattaccaatgcattttaagtcctcatgatgacatagtgactcaatccaggtggtggaggaggaacctcagttgcctccatgtctgagaccatcaatccatcttaccacgtggcttgttgagcacgttactgtggagacatagcgtgtgtggaggcttcaagccattatccacgcacaacttactgagagcgagaaccacctggatagagtcacatggggaagttaccccatgtgactctaccctccctagcaaccaggccaatttggttgcctatgAGACCTGGCTGCAGTCGCTCTGCCTGCccttcgaactcgcaactccaggggtggtagtcagcgtctttactcactgagctacccccCTAAGATGCATCTTAACACcaagtgtaaacagggtctaagaGATTTACAGAGAATTCAAAGAGTGCCTGGAGGATCTCTAGAGGGTTCAGCCAGTGTGATAGCTGAAGAACCCCAAAGCCTTAAGTATCTTTtaatttttactttgaaaatgCATATGACATGTTCATGCCTTTAAGATAAATTTCTTGATTATATTGTGTCTGATTTGAAGAGCCTTCATCTAAACCATTTGCTTTGTGTCATTGCAGTTTAGAAGGACAAAATATCAACTTGCTGTTGATTTCATTAATTCACACTTTCACGTCTTAGCGTGGACACCTTTGTCTCAATAGTGCTCAACATGTTGCTCAGATGCCTTTGCTTATCTGGACTGGATCTTGGCAAATCTTTCTTTTTCTTGAGGGTCAGCTGGGTCCTAAAGGCCTtgcagaatataaaatatataagtgGATCCAAACAGACATTTAGCACTGAAAGAAGGACAGTCAACTCCTTCAGGATATAGAATGCCTGGGCTGCTACACAATGTTCCTTGTGTGTTTTTTTGATGAACGCATAAGGCAGTCGCACCAGGTGATAGGGCACAAAGCACACACAGAAAACAACTACTAGCACTAGCATGTTACGTTTAGACTTGTAGAACTTACAGCTTCTGGATGTAGCATGTGTGGACAACTGAGCTTGTCGGATCTTTTGCAAAGTTCGACAGTATAGTAGAATCAGAGAAactagcacaaaaacaaaaagcaccatGGACATAGAGTGAGTGACTTTGTAGACCACTCTGAGCTGGGGACTGTGTAAGGAATCACAGCCAATTTCCTCTGGAATTTGAATGTGACCCCAGGAGGTCTGGAGAAAGAGGATTAAGTAGATGGAGGCCATGGCTAACAAGGAGAGCCACGTTGCTGTAGAAATGTGGTGTGCAATTCGAACTGTCTGCAGAGCATGAGTCTCTAATGGCCGAACAATCTTCAGGTACCTGAAATGAGAGAGTAAAGACTCAAAAACTGTTGCAATACTTTCAAAACTCATTCACAGggcgcctgggtagctcagtgagtaaagacgctgactaccacccctggagtcgtgagttcgaattcagggcgtgcagagtgactccagccaggtctcctaagcaaccaaattggcctggttgctagggagggtagagtcacatggggtaacctcctcgtgcttgctataatgtggtttcgCTCTCGGTGAAGCAcacggtgagttgtgcgtggatgccttggagaacagcgtgaagcctccacatgtgccatGTCTCCGtgggtaatgcgctcaacaagccacgtgataagatgcttggattgatggtctcagatacgggggcaactgagattcgtcctccgccacccggattgagtcactacaccaccatgaggacttagagcgcactggtaattgggcattccaaattggggagaaaataaaaaaacattaacataccACCATGAAACTGAGTAGTtacttttatataaataaaaactattttgggTGGATGATGCATTTGGAGATACTCTACATGAACAAAAATATGTGAACACTGCCTTGTAATTAACAGATTTGGCTATTTCAACTACACCCAACATTAGATGGTGCACAAGATCCCTGATCTGACTATGAATTTGGCATCAATAGGATGAAAGAAAGTTCTTCAATTAAAATTgctctgtgcttactgaaattcgaaccACTAATCCCAGCGGCCGAAGCTAgatgtgttgttgaatgtatgagcATGGTCGACTTTCCATGTGATCTATATAACCATgtaataatcaacagtgtacttgtaagaaagctactaaATGAAAAgttaccactgtgaaacgtcctactcaagtcgtgcttgcgaaggtggttcgggtcgatcagcttgttcttccaaaatTCATTATCGGACTCGGGCTCATACTGGTATGGCAAAACCGACACCACTGTTATcgtagttacaatagtgtttatgGCTGATCAGGAAGCctgaaactcggttatggtaaggggAGTTACATTTCCAACATGCTCTAAGAGGTTGatcaatcagagcagactgagcATTTTGGAAAGGGGGACTTTAAAGAGGCAGGAGATAAAACaatgtgtttcagacagagggtgaaaagagttgctgcagcaatgtacagtgtgagaaaaattatgttttttgaacattaaagcatttaaaaacTTTCAAGTAGacatccaaaataaaaaaaaaaataaaaaaaaaaaatatatatttttacatttgtagtGGGCTGGATCTGTGGGCCCTTAGAATCGTTCTCAATATTAAGGCAGATTCATGGATTATGCCTGTTGTCAGTTCCACTCGCATCTTCTCATCAAAATATTATTGTGACATGAAGGGTATATTTTTCTGTGCAGCTCCCTGTGCTTTTACCTGGCCGCCCCTGTCACTCCTGCTGCTAGCTTCACAATAGAAATAGTGGTCTGCccatgaaaaagtatttttaatagaATCCAAAAAAGGCGAATGGATCTGCAGAGTAcagttcaatcaaatcaaaaatcTGATTTGCTTCTGTGCTAATATAGTCTACATACACTGTAGTGCAATTtcttgtttaactttttttttcaaataaaagaaaattaacatGCCTATTGAATGtttgtgtcgaaggaagtgacacaaggggtcttcttggacgctgaatcgtacctctgaacctgagaaaaggccaatgtcaagttggcagacagaatttgcatgccctgccccggacatacgggtataaatgcggGCAGcaaatgccagtcagaatttttcttcagagctgaatGGTTGTGCAACAGGCAGCTGAtcttcactactgttccactcacctctatcagtgagaagcattgctgttggatctgcaTGGCGCATTTTCCAGCTggcgtctctctctctgcacgctgtgcagttcatgcccctgggtgcttcgacagtgctttcttcctgttaaaagagtgttctcctcctaaaagcatctattttctctaaaagagtttgagtttccactcataaaagagcaatacacagcaggcattgaatgtccttttcaggacgtgtctttttaaagattccgcctctttccgcctctgtgtaatTCCTGGATACGGATGATTTCGcgccacttctgacggtcataaaagctgccttgcgtgcctgggctgcgatcacgtgcaggcagcgttttatgaattgtcatgttttcagtgcgagaacatagccatgacaacaTTACGGCTGACGACGGGCAGCTGCAATGACGACAGCCTCGGTTTCGCCGGGTGAGTGTGGCTCGCTGCCAGCCATCATTCTTCCTTGAGCCcccagaattggatgacgacatcgccgctgcatcggggAGTGTCACAGCGGCATCTTATGCTGATGActcgcctgggctgccaccttgggtctgctcgcccagtctgaggctgacgcgcagatgtccgctacGCTTTCCCGGGCCGCGGCGAGTGCGAGGCTGGACTGGAGATCTCCGttcccccctcacggctactcgatcggttcctcgggtcacGCCACTCGGACTGCACGGTACTCCTCTCCAGAGCCGTAGAatgacgtcatcattgacctcaaagctctacagcgccaccggacagacCGCCTCCGCCCTGCAGGCCATGGCTTTCCTGCAAATtgaccaagccaaggcactcaaagatctgcacctgggtagttccgaacctgacgtgctgcaggaactgcgctctgatCCGACCTCGCTCTCTGAGTTATGAAGGTCACTGCGCAGGCACTcgggtgggcgatggccaccctcgtagTCCAGGAGCAcgacctctggctgaacatggtcgagatgcgccgTTGACAAGTCATGATTTCTCAATGCCCCCGCCTCGCAGCTcagcctcttcagcgacaccatcaacgactttgcccagcagttctcggtggtggTGGGGAAGCAGACTGAGGCTGTTTCTCACACCAGTTTCTCACATCtcaacaattccagaggctcctggggcatatggcatcctcagccacggtcgcgccgctcaggttgatgcatatgagaccgctacatcactggctacagactcgagtcccgagatgtgAATAGTGCCACGGCACGCATCGTGTGATAATCACCTcctcctgccgtcagactttcaacccttggacagacctctgctttctgcaggccagagtccccctgcagcaggtgtccagaagtgtcgtggtaaccacagacgcctctcggcagggttggggcgccgtgtgcaacgggcacgctgctGCTGGCACCTGatgatgttctgagcagctctttgtctgcttttgcagacagcggaaagggaacgctgtctccaaacagacactagcccactgggttgttgatgctattgcCTTAGCCTATCACATCCAGGGCGTGCCCGCCCCCCtgcaggtccgagcacactctactagaagtgtggcgtcctcgtgggcacttagccacggcacctccctagcagacatatgcagagcagcgggctgggcaacatccaatacctttgccagattttacaatctaagggttgagtcggttgagtcccgtgttttgtcaggtccgagccggtagaactgtgtaacgcggcacaaccgacctggtgttccacttgcaccttgcgcccttcgccaaagtgatccagtgtgccttctgtcCCAGGACAGCCACTGAGCCTCGCTGCCTGAATGTTTTTCCtctctagccttctggcctgcgaattcagtgaAGCAACTCACGGCTAGACCCACTACAAGTCTCagggctctgtactggggtcgggctccacgagcatagttccctc
The sequence above is a segment of the Xyrauchen texanus isolate HMW12.3.18 chromosome 38, RBS_HiC_50CHRs, whole genome shotgun sequence genome. Coding sequences within it:
- the LOC127631997 gene encoding P2Y purinoceptor 14, yielding MATPLTNFTTAWDDIIKQNTTVIFQASCKFSKIPAHPVFIFAYSLVFLVSLVLNCITMRVYFCTNQRAQSSVMVYLKNLATADFFLCLCLPLRIANYANYSVTMRNIYCSFGATAFYLNTYASILFMDFIAANRYLKIVRPLETHALQTVRIAHHISTATWLSLLAMASIYLILFLQTSWGHIQIPEEIGCDSLHSPQLRVVYKVTHSMSMVLFVFVLVSLILLYCRTLQKIRQAQLSTHATSRSCKFYKSKRNMLVLVVVFCVCFVPYHLVRLPYAFIKKTHKEHCVAAQAFYILKELTVLLSVLNVCLDPLIYFIFCKAFRTQLTLKKKKDLPRSSPDKQRHLSNMLSTIETKVSTLRRESVN